The Zea mays cultivar B73 chromosome 7, Zm-B73-REFERENCE-NAM-5.0, whole genome shotgun sequence DNA segment ccaaggcactcggcaaagggactggcaaaggggcccactggagggttctttgccgagtgccagtccaccagacactcggcaaagaaacctcctttgccgagtgcctactagggctctcggcacagagactggctgtggggtccactagaccagtctttgccgagtgtcgccgttggcactcggtaaaggatccgtcaccgtcacttggcgccgtgacggtgacttttctttgccgagtgccaaatggcactcggcaaagtctttaccgagtgcccgacaaaaagtactcggcaaagaagctgttgccgatgtacagttcgccgagcgttctttgccgagtgttacactcggcaaaggctttgccgagtgtaaaatagcctttgccgtgtgtttagaacacacggcaaagaagctgattccggtagtgtatgATTGATGGGTGTAAGTCTACTTAGGTGGGAGACTCACTTGGACACTTGGTAGCTTGTACAGACCAACGGCAACACGGTTGTGCGCGGCCCCTCTGGACCCTCTTCTCCCTTTTAACACGATAGTCAATTCTCTTGCCGATTTAAAAAAAATGTCTCAATGTCCAATGCACGCTCCTAATTAATTTTGTAGGATCACAAAATATGTATGTATCACCTCGAAAATAATCTCTACTATCCTATATGAGCAGAGCGAGGGCGTCCACCACCAACCGTGCCCCCGCCCGCGAGTTAGGCCGCCGCCCTCGCAAGCCACATCGCCCGCGATCCCCGGCGCGCTTCTTCCCGCCCCTGCGCAAGCCACACCGCCCACGATCCCCGGCGCCGTGATGCCAGCCACCCGCGCAAGCCACGCCGCCCCATCCCCCGGCGCCCTCGCTTACCGCGCGCGTCGCCCGCGCCGCCGGTAATCCTGCCCATCCACCACGCCGTGATGCCCCGCGCCGTGATCCCCGCCGTTGGGTTTCCCGAGGTCTCAACGCCCGCGCACACCAAACCTCgcccctgcgcgcgccctcgacGGCACTCACGGCGCACATCAATACCTGGCAGCGACCGCCTGTCACCCCGCCCCCCTCCCCCGGCTCGCCGTGATGACCGCCGTGGGGTTTCCCGACCGCGTCGGGTATCCCGCCCACACCAaaccgcgcccctgcgcgcgccctcgacGGCACTCACGGCGCCCTATTCCATACCTGGCAGCGACGGCTATTAAAAGGATGGACAGAGGTGAGGTCTGCAACCCATCCCCACTCTCCTCAAATTCACCGATTCATCACCCTCATCCATCTTTGGATCTTGCTGTGTGCTGTCTAGAGATTGTAATTTTGTGAAAAAAGGTTTGTAATTTCCACTTGTGCTATACATTGTTCTGTTCTTAATCTGAGCACCATTTTCCTTACTTAATCTGAACATCCACTTATTCATGTTAGTTTTGATTGTTCATACTCATGTTCTCCCTGTGGGTTTCTTTACGGCAATTGGTGTCCACAACCATATTTTTAACATTCCCAACCATCAACAATGGAGTTGCTTTGATGTGCGCTTATGGGTTTCGAATTACAGTATAGTTTTGGGGATTTCTGCATGCTGACCAAAGAGGCTCAGTGGTTAATTAGTGTGCTCTCCAGATCTCTAAGGATTATAGCAGTTGTTGATTCTCAGTGGTTAATTAGTGTGCTCTCCAGATCTCTAAGTTGTCAAAAAAATGCATCTGTTTATTTCAGGTAGATCACACATATAGCAGTTGTTGATTCTCAGCAGTGTGTCTTTTGATAGCTGGTCTAATCATGTTGGTCTGTTTTTTAATGATTCGGTTAAAAATGCATCAGTGAGTTCTATTTTTAGTGTGCACTAGCTTCTCCGTCTGTTTTCTACTGTGCGTTCACTATTTTGGTTCAATATACTGTGCGCGTGTTCATTATTTTGGTCCATCTGAGCTGAGCAGCTTGTTTGATTCTATTTTGTTGTCAACAAGGTTTATGCTCTGATCAAAATTCATGATGAAAACCAGCTTAGTGCCTATAAATAACTCTGGCATTCAGAAAGAGAGGCTTGTCCATCCTTAAAAAACTTAACTGGTGGATATAGAAGTTTTTTAGTGTGAGGCTTGTCTATTTTTAGTGTGAGTGTGTGACCACTAAGCTTTACTGCAATTATCTGCGATCTTTAAATGGCAAACGTTGTTGCTCCTGAGTTTTAGTGCAATATCAACTACATGGTGTAGGTACCTTGAAAAGGAATCACTTTTTAAAATGTGCGGTATGCATCAGTTAATGTGTTGTGTGCAGTCTGTAGATCTTGTTTCCAGTTGATTCACTTGTAATTAAACTGTTTGGGTTACTACATTGGTAGGATAAAACTGAAAGCAATGAGAATGGCATGTCTTTGGGCCAAAATATCAACATTCATTGTGCAAAATTGCAACGCACGGACTCAGTTTTGTTCCTTACACAGCGTGATCCGGCCCAGAGGAGATTCCGAAGGTCTTGGAAATCAGCGGCGAGCGCAACCTCATCGACAACTTCTCCTACCACGTGTAATAATCACGGTACACAAGTTTGATTCAAACCTAAAATGCATTGTTATGTTTATGCTTTGTATTTTTATTATGACGTTTTGATTTATTTCAGTTGCATGGTTTTGATTTATTTCATGATTAAGAAAGCATATTTCATGTTATAAACCTCAAATCTATGTTTTTCTACTTTGTTTCATACTTCCTTCAAATGTGGAGATTTACATGGCTTTTTTTATATTTTGATTTATTTCAAACATATTTGTAACTATGATCAATACTGTAAGATCAATGGCACCATCTACACTTAACCAACATAGGTCGGTTGCAGCCCTACATCACGTCCCTACAAAGTTTCCGTAAGTACACATTTCACTttcgcatatatatatatatatatatatatatatatatatatatatatatatatatatatatatatatatatatatatatatatatatatatatatatatatatatatatgcgtgGACAAAAGAAGCTAAACTCACTTTTAATGTAGTTTCGTGTTATTTGATGACGTTGAGAGCGATGACTTACCAAAATTTAAGAGTATCGTAGCCAGAATCGTTGTTAAGTTCCCTAGACGTCATGACAGCCAACATTTTATTCTACAAGACATCACTGTAAGTCACTGGGTCAAACATTAAAACAAAAATAAATGACGTCAACGTATTTCTCTTACTCATACGACGTGcattctgaaatgactaggggtcAAAAATAGAAGCAATTTCATACCGCCATAATGTCCAAAGATTTGACACCTTACTCCAACAAGGATCTACATATACATTATATGGAGTGGCGTTCTATGTAAGCTGGGGGCCGTATCTATTTCGGAATTTTGGACATAGGCTAGAATTGACCTTGGCAACTCGGACTGTTGTGGAACCATTCCACTTGCCAATTCAGTTCCCGCCGTATCCAAAACATCTTATGCCATTTCATGAGGTCCTCCAACAACCTCATAAGAGGTTTATAGGTATGTGCCCGTCTTTCTATATGGAGTATACTTATACCGCACTAAACCATAAAAAAATTTAATCCCTCATATATGAATGTCTCAGATGTAATAGGAATTGTCATTCATTTGGCGCCGTTAGAGCACATCGGTGGAAGGCCGTACAGAGAGGCCATACTAATGGATTCCAGGTCATTAATTTATA contains these protein-coding regions:
- the LOC103633178 gene encoding uncharacterized protein isoform X2, which codes for MAPSTLNQHRSVAALHHVPTKFPFVLFDDVESDDLPKFKSIVARIVVKFPRRHDSQHFILQDITGSKIEAISYRHNVQRFDTLLQQGSTYTLYGVAFYVSWGPYLFRNFGHRLELTLATRTVVEPFHLPIQFPPYPKHLMPFHEVLQQPHKRFIDVIGIVIHLAPLEHIGGRPYREAILMDSRWDIIVVGIWPELLQRNALRWVLARDNKSIIIRTMLRRNKLHRCLQTSDHSTVEFDPDHHTTQRLQTIRRSMIQNPRSALINNYLERRRAYLATVVPDV
- the LOC103633178 gene encoding uncharacterized protein isoform X1; protein product: MINTVRSMAPSTLNQHRSVAALHHVPTKFPFVLFDDVESDDLPKFKSIVARIVVKFPRRHDSQHFILQDITGSKIEAISYRHNVQRFDTLLQQGSTYTLYGVAFYVSWGPYLFRNFGHRLELTLATRTVVEPFHLPIQFPPYPKHLMPFHEVLQQPHKRFIDVIGIVIHLAPLEHIGGRPYREAILMDSRWDIIVVGIWPELLQRNALRWVLARDNKSIIIRTMLRRNKLHRCLQTSDHSTVEFDPDHHTTQRLQTIRRSMIQNPRSALINNYLERRRAYLATVVPDV